CTTCCCTTTCATTGTTTATCTTTACCTTTTTGCCTAGTAATTGGAGAATGCCGATGGATGGGGTTTTCTTGGGAGGGACGCCTTGTGGTCTATTAATCTTTGTTACTGTCTGTTTCACTGTACTATGACTATTCAAAACCTTTCATCATTTTTGCAGGAGTATCTTGACATTGCAAGAAGATATGATATTCATCCTGTATCTCTTGCGTTTGGTATAACCCCTCACTCTTTGTATCTGTGTGTGAGTGCTGTCGTGAAAATGTTGATGGTGATTTATTTCCGTAGccttcttttaattttgtgtcTCATCTTTAACACATTTTCTTGCTAAAGGCTCTTACATTGATTGCTGATATTTTATGAATTCAATTATGAGCTGCTGTCTGATGCAATTGATGATTCATTACCGATTCTATATTATTTAGTATGTGTAGTCTCACATTCATGGATCATATTGAGATAGTGGAACCTTTTGCCCATACTCAGATACTCGAATATTTTGCCATCCGAGTTAATAGGTGTAGTAagagttttaattgatttagGGTAGAACTGAGAGAGGGTTTTAAAAGATAGAATTGCATGTACTCTGgaatcattttttcatttttctcctttcatTCTCTTCCTTCTGGTTTCACTTTTATAATTCGTAAAAGAATGCACTACAAGCCAATTTGAACTACAATTATCTCAATCATGTATCATGGGGTGCTGATCCGTTTAGGGTATGAATTTTATCATTTGGAATTAATGAGTAACAAAATTGAAGTAGAAAATAAGGGAGAACCCAAGAGCCTGGTTTGCCCAAGAACAATGTTTAACATGCTTGTAAATGAGGTCATATGTCTGCTTTAGTTGAATATGTTTTCTTCTCTTAGTTGAAGGTGTATGCAAATGGATATCACTAATTTTAATTGCAGGTTTTAAGAAATGTATGCTTATAGGTCTGTGTATCTTTACAGTGAAAGACTTCTCATGTCTTCTACTTATGGCCCTTGAGTCAGCTGTTTTCTTGGGtaggtttaaaatattttttcatactGTGATTTTTCACGGTCCAGCATTTGTTTTGAGACACCCTCTTGTTGCAAGTGCTGTATTTGGAGCTACCAAGTCAAGACAGCTTCAGGAGGTTATAAATGCATGCCAGGTTGAGCTCACAGCCGAGATTGTTGCAGATATCAATAGAATCCATGCAATGTGTCCTAGTCCTTGTCCCTGACTGATTTCCTTTGTCATGTTAATGttccaataaaaaattgtatttgtttgGTATGTTCTGTATGGACTTTTGGACTTGATTGATGAAAAGCACAAGACAACTCCCTTGGAAGAAGCATGATCAAAAGACACGTATATGAGTGAAGCTGAAAATCTTGAGCATGCATTGGATCTTGATTGTTACTCATCTAACAAGAGATAAAATGGTTATTATGAAAAATGAAGCAAGCAGCATGAGCGTCGATTTTTATGTCTAGTGTTGTTTCATTGGAATGGATTTGTTAGAACGTATGGTATGGGCCGGTGATGCGTAGGCCTTAAACAAGCAGCGTCATTGtcagataattttatttggtttgaatgTTGAAAGAGCACAAGTCAGGTCAGACCATCTCGCTCTAAGAAAATGGAAAGAGAAATTGCTTTGGTCTTCAGGTCTGGACGGGCAAAGGGCTAGTTGTCAAAGACGTATAACAAATGGATATGTAATTCCAATTGCTTTCAATTGGTCAAGAAGGTGAAAGGAAGAAAACCCTTGTTCTTTCAATAGCaacttttaatttgtattaaaagattatctcgTGTAATAAAGTTGGTGGTATCCAGCTGGGGTACGATTTTTAACCTTTAATTAAACTCTGTAGAAAACTAATAATGATTTCAGTGTATCTTAGGCGAATTCCACCTACATAAAGGCGTAAAAGCTGAGGGAAAGTTGGAAAGGAAATGCATGAATCATGAtgatgacattttaaaaatggttttttctttttggtcgAAAATGCCACCCCGCCCCCTCTTTCGTCTCACAAAAGGCAGAAGGCTGGCATGAGTAGTTACAGTACACTACTTCAACATTAAATTGAGgagattgattttgtttttaacgGTTGACTTGACTCTTAAAAGTTACTACACCTAAACGCAGACAGCATAGCACGGGTAGGGTAACTTTAGACTCACCCAACCACCCTCCacttcctcctcctcctctctcttcctctctccAATTCCTAGTCAAAGCCACGGCATCACCACCATACTGGCTCTATTCTTgtagttaaattattaaaagagacAATTGGAGAAAAGAAGAGGGTCCGGAGCCTTTGCCCGGGCCCGCTCACCACCACTGCTACCAACAACATCACTATCGTATTCCGATCATTAAgcgtttaattttttaatttctttcaatctTTAGAATTGTCTCCATGTCTATGAATTCCAAGCCTTGGCTACACCCGGCTCCGACCTACCGGACCTTAGAGACCTATTGGGACACGGACGAGGATGCGCCTGGTCCCCGATGCGCTCATACTCTTACTGCTGTTGCTGCCACCAAGACTACTGGTCCTCGTCTAATTCTCTTTGGTGGCGCCACTGCTATTGAGGGCGGAGCTGCCTCCTCTGCTCCCGGCATCAGTTATTTTCATTACTTTCTTCCTCTCCAATTCAATCTTCTTTAATTGAGCtcgattttatttatttatattttgttgtagGACTGGCTGGGGTCACCAATTCAGTTCACTCTTATGACGTTCTTACCAGAAAATGGTCCAGGTTAgtatattttcttctattttaatttaaatttttgtattcaaTTGACTTTCGATTAACATTTCAGCTGTTGTTTTCTTCCTTCTGCAGAATTAGACCTGCGGGTGAACCGCCATCTCCTAGGGCTGCACACGCTGCAGCTGCCGTTGGTACAATGGTTGTTTTTCAGGTAATTACTGGAAAATTATTATTGCtagaagatttttttaatattaataactCAATATTTTTATGGATGTTGGTGTGTAATTAGGGCGGCATAGGTCCTGCTGGTCATTCCACTGATGATCTTTATGTGCTTGATTTGACTAATGACAAATTCAAATGGCACAGGTCATTTCTTGTTACCTAATTTGCTTTTCCCTTATAATGTTCATTTTGCTCTTTTTTGAATGCTGATCTGATTTCTGTTTAATGTGAGTGTAGAGTGGTGGTACAAGGACAAGGTCCTGGACCTTGCTATGGCCATGTAATGGATTTAGTTGGCCAAAGATATCTTGTTACTGTCAGTGGCAATGATGGTGAACTATTTTGCTCTTACTTTTTTGTCTTTGTCCATGTGTTTCTTTTAACCTTTTCATGTTGCTGAAGCTATTGTGTGAGTGCTTGAGTGgccagaaaatagaaaataacattttgtatcttattttattcttcTGTGGTTCACATTGTTGAATTCTGCTGTCTttgaatcataattaatgtcatTGATGTCATCTAGCCATAAAAATGGATAATGATTTGTTTTCCTGATTCTTGTGTATTAATCATTTGTTGTATGCAGGCAAAAGAGTGCTCTCTGATGCTTGGGCTTTGGATACTGCCCAGAAACCATATGCATGGCAGAGGCTGAGTCCGGAAGGTGGTAGACCTTCTGCTAGAATGTGAGTCtctatttaaaaacaattacaaaaataataccGATCCCTTTATTATTTCAACAATCTTCATTCTAACATCTTCCATCATTACTTCAAAGGTATGCTACTGCTAGTGCTCGCTCTGATGGCATGTTTCTGCTTTGTGGTGGAAGGGACTCATCTGGTGCGGTATGGTAGTTTTTTTCTTCAAGGAGAAATAAAGCAGTCAATTTGATATTCTGTATGCATGCCTCAATCTGGGTTATAGGTAAAATTGTATTATGATTCATTCATCCTGGTGGGAggaattataatatttatacaaaaacaaaaaaaatttcaggtCGATTAACGTAATCtcaataaagaataatatatgGCGAATCTTGCATAATATTGATGCCCCAGAGTTAGGATTCTTATTCCAAATCCAACTTTTCTGGATCTTACTGTAGGAATTTAAAGTCTTTTCTTAAGTATTATATAACTTTAGTCTACCCATTGCAGTAAACATATTAGTTTATGAGTTTCCTTCTTGTTTTCTTCCCCAGTTTATTCTGTCTTTATATTTCTTTAGGGAGTTTGGAAGTTAGAATTCACAAGTTGCTTTTGCTTTCagtaacttttatttataacccCTTGGACATGCAATCCTAAATGGATTTTACCAGGAATCTGATAGCTACCTCGTTgatttaattagcaattatgcCAATTACACTACAAACGAACAAGGACAAACTGGAAGTGAGCTTAAGGAAATCTCACAATTGATTATTGATCCAATCTTCACAGTTCAAAAACTTTCAATAATAACAATGGAAGTAAGAACTAGAAATAGAAATATCTAACAAGAAAAGGAAAGTAAACAACAAATCGGTTTGGCAACAAGGGTGCTAGAATCCCCCACAAGGCAAATGCCTTCCATGAAATATTCCCAATTCAGTCTTCCTTTTCCTTAATTCCATCTTCCTTTTTATAGTTGTGTTTCAATCCACCAAAATTTTTTCCATTCTCCATGTGTTCGGTTCCATTGGAATTTGCCACCTTAGCATGTGGAAAAACTCTTCTGGATGTGTCTCTATGTTTCTTCTTGTACACTTCTGTAATTGGAGGCCTACTAATTACCTCCTTCCCAAAAGTGCCACATTGTCCTCAAAGTGGAATGTGGGGAATTGCTTGTCAATGACGTCAAAATCTGCCAGTGTACTTTCCCACGTCAGCATATACTTCCAACAAATCAACACCTTGATTACTCCTTGCAAGTTTTGTTGGGTCTCCAAAACCGAGTCCATTTGTAACAGTAGTGGTTCCATATCATTAGTAAGGCTAGCAGGAAGTGATTGACTTGCCATCTTGAGACCAATGACCTTTTTGAGTTTGGATATGTGGAACACCAGATGAATGTGAGCATGTGGGGTTAAGTCCAATTTATAAGCAACGTCACTGATCACACCACAAACAAACAAGGACAAACTGGAAATGAGCTTAAGGAAATCTGACAATTGATTACTGATCCAATCTCCACGGGTCAACAACTTTCAATAATAACAATGGAAAGTAAGAACtagaaatagaaataattaacacaaaaaGGAAAGTAAACAACAACTTGGTCTGGCAACATGGGTGCTAGAATCCCCCACAAGGCAAAAAAGCCTTCCCTAGAATGTTCCCAATTCAGTCTCCCTGTTTTCAATCTCATCTCCCCTTTAATAGTTGTTTGTCAATCCAACAATAGATTTTCAACTCTCCATGTGTTCAGTTCCATTAGAATTTGCCACCTCAGCATGAGGTAAAACTCCTCTGGATGAGTCCCTATGTCACTTCTTGTACACTTTCGTAATTGGGAACCTAACTGACTCATATAGATATACCATTAAAAACTTCTCTAGATGACTCCCTATGTCACTTCTTGTACACTTTCATAATTGGGAGCCTAACAGACTCATATAGATATACCATTTGTCCCATATTAAATGTACATTGGGCACAAAACTCATACTATCTTTCATATACTTATCAGAAGAAATAAATTTCACACTAGTATGGAAACTTGGCTTTAATGGCTACAAAAGAAGTTAAATTAGAGTGTATGTACAACCTTTTTaaagaattgaagaaaattgttaaaatatctGTGAATTTTGTATGGAAAGCTTTGAAATGTCGTTGATGAATGTTGAGACATGTATTTATGACATCTCCTTAGCATGAGCAGGAAGTATAACTTATAAGCAGTTCCACAGTGTTCTTGTATTTGCAAGAAATATTACTTGCTCTTAACATTTCAAattcatgtttttttaaattctgcAAGTTGTCACTTTTAGCTACAGATTCAAAATATATCTCTTGTTTTGATGAACCCAATGTTTCAGATGTCCATTGGAGTTACTTATATTTCTTAATCTATCAAGCTGCCATGTAATCAAATCTCCATGTCGAGATTTGAATTGAGAAGCTTTCTACTGAGTTTATTGGTTGCATTTAATCTTCCACAGCCACTGGCAGATGCTTATGGGCTGCTCATGCATAGAAACGGTCAATGGGAGTGGACTCTTGCTCCTGGTGTGTCTCCTTCGCCAAGATATCAACATGCTGCGGTAAGTGATGATTATAATGGAGTCCACTATACCAAATTGTTTGTTGcaatactaataaattttttctccaAAGACTGCATTGTATTTTAAAGCAGTGAATTAGTTTGGAAAGATGGTAGTGTCAGTTCGCAGAAGTGTCACTTAATGACTTCTTTTCTTTGATCCTTTTCCTATACTGTACCTGACAGTGTTTGCTATTAGGTTTTTGTTGGTGCTAGATTGCATGTTACAGGAGGTGTTCTTAGAGGGGGGCGTTCGGTAGAGGGTGAAGCAGCTGTTGCTGGTAATATTATTGCTTTTTACCTTTTCTGTCATCATGGATGTAATTCTTACATAACTCtttctttcatattttccactttttatttcttgtttcttcttccCTAATGTTATCTCTATTTGGTAGTGTTGGACACTGCTGCTGGAGTTTGGTTGGATAGAAATGGACTTGTGACTTCCTCACGTACCAGTAAGGGACATACTGAACACGATCCTTCTTTGGAACTTATGCGTCGCTGCCGTCATGCATCTGCATCTGTTGGATTTCGCATATATATTTATGGCGGTCTCAAAGGAGGTAAAATTCTGAATTGGAACTGAAAActataaaaacataattaaaaacatttttatatttggtGTGAACTTTTGTActgaaattagatttttgataaaaacaaaagatgCAATTTCAGTAAGAAGGCTCATTCGGAAATGTTAACTCTTCTGGTAGGCTTTATAGTTAGTATTGTATTAGACTTCTAGGTAGTTTTTCAAGTTACAGTTTTTTTGCCTGGGGAAAGGTATAAAATTTCCACACATTTTCAACTGTAGATGAGTTCATAGCAACTATGCAAAGAAATGAGAACTTTGGATCTGTGATTGCTGTGACCATGTGTTCAGCTTTTTAAAGTAGTTTATGCAATACAAAGGTTTGAGTTTGTCTATATTGTGATATGACATATTGTCAACCATTTTCTTTTAGTTGATTCATAACATAACTGCTTAATCTGTGCAGATATTCTGCTAGATGACTTTTTGGTTGCAGAAAATTCGCCGTTTCAAACTGACATTAATTCTCCCATATTAACATCTGAGAGATCTCCAACCATAACTAGTCCCAAATTTAATCAATCTAATTTAAGTTCTTTTTCAACGACAACTTCAAATGCAGCAGAGATTCCTTCATCGGGAGGCGTGAGGTTTGTTTTCATGACTCTCTCTACTAAATGGGATTTACACTCAGCTTAATATCAAAAGTCAGTAATGTGTATTATCTTCGGCAGCATGGACAAAAATTCCATGGAGAAACTGAGGGAGGCTTCTGCTGCTGAAGCTGAGGCAGCTAATGCTGTCTGGCAGGCGGCACAGGCAGCATGTGCCAGTCCTGCTGATGAAACATCTATATCTGATGATAATTCTCAGGCTGCTGAAACAATTTCAGATGGTAGTGACACTGAGGCAGATGTTCGCCTTCATCCTAGAGCTGTATGTCTTTTCATTGATGTCATATATCTTGAGGGGTTTCTGCAGGCTACAGTGTCATACCATTTCTTTTTTATAGGTGGTGGTTGCCAAAGAGGCTGTAGGGAATCTGGGCGGGATGGTAAGACAGTTATCATTGGACCAGTTTGAAAATGAGAGTAGGCGAATGATGCCATCAAATAATGACCTATCATATCCTACCAAAAAGTTCACCAAGCAGAGGTCTCCTCAGGGCTTACATAAGAAGGCTAGtgttataaaaattatctttgtttttcaCTTTGTATTTATATTGGTAGTTAAATATCTTGTTTTCTTGCAGATTATTTCTACATTGCTTAGGCCTCGAAACTGGAAAGCTCCTGCCAATAGGAGGTTTTTCTTGGATTCATATGAAGTGGGTGAGCTCTGTTATGCAGCTGAGCAGATTTTTATGCACGAGCCCACAGTTCTGCAGTTGAAAGCACCCATTAAAGTCTTTGGTGATCTGCATGGACAGTTTGGTGATTTAATGCGGTTGTTTGATGAATATGGATTTCCTTCCACTGCAGGAGACATAACGTAAGTTTGCTATTGGACTTCTTCCTTAGAATTGGCTTGTTATAATAAGAATGAGTAATTCAGggaattaattataattcagGTTTGTTGATCcattattgaaaatttgggtgaaaattttAAGCAACCTTCTTGAGTCTAGAAGAGAAACCAAGTGGTCCATATTTCAATATTCTGAATCAAGGTGttataaactaataattcaaatttaacttataatGGAATTCCATTTAAAGATGTATCAGATGTAATACATCCTCATTcgatatataaattaattgattggtAGTGTCATCCTTTTCTGTAGATCAAAGTTCAAATTACTGTCACCCCAATCTAGATCATTTGAGGTGTTCCTTGAAATCTAAAAATTTGGTATTGATGacctaaatattaaaaatggcTGTTGATTTAGCTAGCCTTCATTCATTGGAAGGTAAGACTCAAGATGATCTATGTGGAGATATTACCTTTCAAGTTAACATAGAGGTTGAGAATGATGTAAGACTCAGAAAGTGAAGATCTAAAACAATGAAGGTAGAAAAGTCTAGATTAGGTTGAACCGCCAAAAAAATGAGAGGCCTGTCTGCTTTATTGAGATCATCCTACAGTTTCCGAATAATCATGTGGGAACTTTGATGAGAAGTTTGGAGTTGGTGCTGTATGAGAGTGATGGGTGGACTACAATGAAAAGACTTTAGCAGTGCAAAAAATAGACTTTCCAAACTCTTCATGCCAACAAAGTATGAACTGTTTTCTGTATGCTATATTGTAAGACCAATTACTTACAAAGTTAAATGTGCGAATATCAATGAAGTTGTAAGTTAATTTCAGCTGCTGTCTATCCTGTAacttgaattataaaatttcaattgcaAATGatagaattgaattatttaaagtattttaatataGTTACACTAATGGTATATAGCTTATACTGGGTCAGCTAATGAATCTTTAGGTCGATGCCGTATCAATGAGATGTGAGAAGATACTAATTCTTGATGCATGGTTAGCACGTTTGTGAATGGCATAATTTATGGATGTGTGCATAAGAAGTTAATCCCTGCTTGAAGCTCCCTCAAGTTTATGAATGACCTTATTTATGGATGTGATGTATAAGTTAATGCCCTATGCTTCCCATGTAAAAGTCTAAGCCATTTCATTGTTGTTCTCAATTCATATTCTTCTGTCTAAAGAGCTGTAGAACTATGCTGTTTCCATTTGAAAACCTGATTTCGAGTCTCTAATAGTAATTTGGGATGTAAAGATAAAATCTAAATCTTGCATGAAGGGTGATGGATGTGATGGGGGTTTCCTTGCACCAAAACTATATTTGAAAGAGTCCTTTGAACATGGTACTCAAGAAACGGCTCCCTTCTATGTTGTCTAAGTCTTGTTGGTCTCATTGCTGTAACACTTCACTTCTAGTTCCGTGAAAGTTTTCATAAAACCGgggaaaatgaaagaatattGTTTGAGGGCACTGTCAATTACCATGATAAAACAAGTTCCTTAATTTTATCTGTGGTTGTTTCATCAGCCATCTACTTTATGTTTCAGGtatattgattatttgtttttaggAGATTATGTTGATCGAGGGCAGCACAGTTTGGAAACCATAACGTTGCTCCTTGCTTTAAAGGCAAGCTTCTGCTGACTGTAGGCCTGATAATTTTTTAGTGGTTTTATGCTTGGAGCATTActgattttattcatttttcagtttggtaTGAAGTATAATTGACAGTCTTGTCCTTTTTGTCATGATTTGTAGATTGAATATCCTGAGAATGTTCATTTGATACGTGGAAATCATGAGGCTTCTGACATAAATGCTCTATTTGGTTTTCGTCTGGAATGCATTGAGAGAATGGTTTGGATTAGTATACATATGTACATTTCACATCTTGGTCATGTGAAAGTTAAAATACACTGATGAAGTATGTATTTGCAGGGAGAGAATGATGGAATATGGGCATGGACACGCTTCAACCAACTTTTCAACTATCTTCCACTTGCAGCgcttattgaaaagaaaatcatCTGTATGCATGGTGGCATAGGAAGATCTATACATTCAGTGGAGCAAATAGAGAAGCTTGAAAGACCAATAACAATGGATGCTGGATCTATAATTCTGATGGACCTTCTATGGTAGTTTTGTTTCCTATCTATTCATCATTTTAGGTCAACCTCTATTTGCATTAAAGTTTTGCTTAAAACtgttttttccttcttcatgttttattaaaactgttttttccttcttcatGTTTTATTAAAACAGGTCTGATCCAACAGAAAATGATAGCATAGAAGGTTTGAGACCAAATGCAAGAGGGCCTGGTCTTGTCACTTTTGGGGTAAGGTTGATTATTCAGTGATTACATGCTGAATGGAGTATTGTTTCATTTGCTTTACATGCATGAACACAAGTTCTATCTGTTACTCAgtatattcctaaaatttctaCATGAAACAGAGTTGTAATGCAATGACCTGGAGCTATCAAAATTTACATGAAAGTATGCTTCAAGTCGTTGCGGTAAAACTCTATTTCATGCTACATAGAAGTATTACAACTTCTATGTAGCATGTATTCTTATGCATACAAAAAATCTTAGCAAATAGAAGGCCGCTCTGAACAAGGGATTCAGATGAGCCTATTACTTGAACACCTTTTTTAATTGCAAGTAACAATACTATTGAATTAACTAATGATGATCAAAGTTGATTATTTACTGTGGCCCTTCTGTGCACAcctttattttagttttgttcaaatattttaaattcaattgttTGTTATGTTACTACCACTGTATGCttcatcacaattttttttttccaagatgctttttataatcatttgcatgatcttatttttcttattgtttaaACTTACCTTGCTTTAATGTTGCAGCCTGATCGAGTTACAGACTTCTGTAAGAAGAATAAACTACAGCTTATTATTAGGGCTCATGAATGTGTGATGGATGGATTTGAGCGGTTTGCTCAAGGGCAGTTAATTACTCTATTTTCCGCTACCAATTATTGTGGTAAGCAGAATATATTGGTCTTTCTCCAGATCTTGTGCTGGCTTTTGGAACCTAATTGGGTATGTGCATGCAGGAACTGCAAACAATGCTGGAGCTATACTGGTAGTGGGCAGGGGATTGGTTGTGGTTCCAAAATTGATTCATCCCTTGCCGCCACCCCTTCAGTCACCTGATACATCGCCAGAGCGAGCTGTGGATGACACATGGATGCAGGTAAAATTCATGCATTTTGATGTTTCAACTCTTGACcttgttcaattaaatttaCGCACATTGTACAATGGTATGTCATTATTGTCCTGCAGGAGCTCAACATTCAAAGACCACCAACTCCTACACGTGGTCATCCACGGCCTGACTATGACCGGAGTTCACTTGCATATATTTGATGATACCTGACCGATTTGTGTAATTTATCATACCTTGTTTTGTATATCCTTCTTTGGCTGGCTTGATCATCTGTCTATCCGACCTCAAGCAGCATACTGGCCACCTGCCAGGCAGGAACAAGGTATGGTGCTGGTATTGTATTCTTTTACATGTAGGTTGCTGAACAGAAGCTTTGTTTGGTGTACACATAGGTTTACAGTTTTTGGTAGAAGTTATAGCTTTCAACCAATGAGTGtaatataagtaaaattacTCGGAAGACAGATTATACAgcgaggggaggggaggggttGGTTGGTCGGCCAGTGTATTGTGCTgatagattttttcttttttcctttcataaGTTGATTATTTAATGGTGTTATGGTTATGTCTGATTTCAATTTTGAGCTACTGTTAACTtcagagtgttttttttttttttcctctaaaattGTTGAATTTCTGTATGGCGCCTGTTTCTGATGAAATGTTACACACTTTAATATAATGCTGACGaacaaaatggataaaaatagttttacaAAAGCACGCCTTTAATCATGGTAAATGGACATAATTAGGTCAGTTTTGAAAGAAATTTGTCTGAATCATCTGTCGAAGTTACTACtggtttttaatattattcaatgaaatgtttgtttcatttgaaGCAACATTTTAAAGTGATAGACACATTCATAaagagggaaaaatataatattctaaaattaaaaattttaatattttcaagagtttaatataaatttttaaatgttaaagatgtatttataattttatatttatattaaataataataatagttttataattttaataaaataatattttatatataaataataaatataattaatgatatattattttataatataataattttaaattaataataaaataatatttaattatatgataataatattttatatatatatataattgtatatatggttttatcaattttaataaaaaatgaaacggtgatttttagaaaataagaaattcaCTTATGGGAAGGATGATGGGTGGAAATGCAATTTTTCGAAACTTAAAAGGTAAAATggatcatcaaaccttgggtggaatcCAATTATTTGGCCTTACATACATGCACACATATCAGTGAAGTTAAACGACACCGTATAGCTCACGCTCTTTCATTACCACGTTATAGCCTTCGACGAAAACCCCTCAGAAACCCTAACACAAAGCTTATTCGTTTTGGGTCTCTCCAGTCTCCACCCCACTACCAGAAgcaaattcaatggcaaaagaGCTTCCACCTAAAACAACACCGGGCAAAAGCTTTCTTGTGAAACCTAAATTGAAACCCAAAGCCAGAACCCTTTCTCAAACCCCAGAATCGAAATACTGGTCCTCCTTCAAAACCCAACAAATCCCTAATCTCATCTCCTCCATTAATTCTATCTCTTTCTCTCAAACCCCACCTCACCTCTTTGCCGCTGCTCATTCTGCTTCTCTCACTCTCTTTTCCTCCCAAACCCTCTCTCAACACTCCGTTATTTCCTCCTTCAAAGACGTCGTTTCCTGCTCTTCGTTTCGCTCTGATGGATCTCTCCTTGCCGCCTCTGATCTCTCCGGACTCATTCAAGTGTT
This sequence is a window from Mangifera indica cultivar Alphonso chromosome 5, CATAS_Mindica_2.1, whole genome shotgun sequence. Protein-coding genes within it:
- the LOC123215746 gene encoding serine/threonine-protein phosphatase BSL1-like, which produces MSMNSKPWLHPAPTYRTLETYWDTDEDAPGPRCAHTLTAVAATKTTGPRLILFGGATAIEGGAASSAPGIRLAGVTNSVHSYDVLTRKWSRIRPAGEPPSPRAAHAAAAVGTMVVFQGGIGPAGHSTDDLYVLDLTNDKFKWHRVVVQGQGPGPCYGHVMDLVGQRYLVTVSGNDGKRVLSDAWALDTAQKPYAWQRLSPEGGRPSARMYATASARSDGMFLLCGGRDSSGAPLADAYGLLMHRNGQWEWTLAPGVSPSPRYQHAAVFVGARLHVTGGVLRGGRSVEGEAAVAVLDTAAGVWLDRNGLVTSSRTSKGHTEHDPSLELMRRCRHASASVGFRIYIYGGLKGDILLDDFLVAENSPFQTDINSPILTSERSPTITSPKFNQSNLSSFSTTTSNAAEIPSSGGVSMDKNSMEKLREASAAEAEAANAVWQAAQAACASPADETSISDDNSQAAETISDGSDTEADVRLHPRAVVVAKEAVGNLGGMVRQLSLDQFENESRRMMPSNNDLSYPTKKFTKQRSPQGLHKKIISTLLRPRNWKAPANRRFFLDSYEVGELCYAAEQIFMHEPTVLQLKAPIKVFGDLHGQFGDLMRLFDEYGFPSTAGDITYIDYLFLGDYVDRGQHSLETITLLLALKIEYPENVHLIRGNHEASDINALFGFRLECIERMGENDGIWAWTRFNQLFNYLPLAALIEKKIICMHGGIGRSIHSVEQIEKLERPITMDAGSIILMDLLWSDPTENDSIEGLRPNARGPGLVTFGPDRVTDFCKKNKLQLIIRAHECVMDGFERFAQGQLITLFSATNYCGTANNAGAILVVGRGLVVVPKLIHPLPPPLQSPDTSPERAVDDTWMQELNIQRPPTPTRGHPRPDYDRSSLAYI